The Fusarium fujikuroi IMI 58289 draft genome, chromosome FFUJ_chr01 sequence TACAAACCAAACGTTGCTCGTAATGCGGCGTGAAGTAAATTCAGAGTTGTCTTGATTTGGGAAGCAATATCTCAGAGCAAGGACAAAAGATCTGAACTTATCGATAACAGTGTCGGCCAGGGGAGCCcaatttttattattaagcaTGGGAATAGTTGGTGATCAATAGCATCCAATAGGTACTAACCTAACCCTTTGTGAGACTTCAAAGAATCCAATTTGGGGCCCCATCACTGGGGCATTTGAATAAGTAGAGTTGCTTGATTTTACATTTCATTTGTTGCCCATCATAACATCACAgcacaagatcaacaactATTTTCTCTGATATTGCTGCAGCATCATTGCATATTCGCATCTCTGCCACCTCCTTGTCCTGGCGCTTGTGACGTACTTCCACTACGACCACCCAACGAAGAGGTCTGTCCCGGGGATGACTGGTCTCCTCCAGCGCCGTATATCTGAAAACTCTGGTCTGCTCCCCAGTTGGCCATCTGCGTATAGTTTTCAAAGGCATTCTATTCCAAGTTAGAAACGGGTACAAGTGATCTCTTGACGGAAACGCTTCTTACCCAGTCAAAGTTCGCACCCATATCCATCCCAGCATTAGTGTTGGCTCCCAGGTTACTGAACATGGAGGAGAAAGGGGAAGCTGGACCAGCCCCAGCGAATCCATCGGTTTGAAAGTCAAGTCCTTCAGACCCAGGCATGCCAAAGTCCATGCCCATAAAGGCGGCCGGGTTAGGCGTCGAAAAGGGGTTGGCCGTCGCATTGAAATCGGGCAAGCTGTTTGGTGAGACAAAACCCGGCGCCATAGCCGGCGAAACATCAGTCCCAACACCTTGCGTCAGGCCTGGCATTGGCGATGGAGCGCCCGGCATTTCTGGACCGATCGAGGCAGGGTCCTTGATCTTATCTAGCATGATATCGATGACCTTGGCCGCCTTGAATGCTTCCATCGAGGTATCTGCAAGTGTGTTCCAAATTTCTCTCGCTGTTTCTAAGCTGCCAATCATTTTGGATCGTTGGTCATCGTTCCAAGTTGAAGCACCCTCATCGTCTTGGGGAACTGAAGACTGCGCGGCAATGTTGTCAAAATGGAGATCAAGAATGACCAGCATTGCAGGCAACGTAAAGTCTTTGGTAGCGATCGACTTCACAAACCAACTGACTGAGCGCAGCCTCCCGTTGGATTGTGATTCTCGGTACAATACTGCCAGATGATCGAGCGCGGTCAATGATGCTTCAATTGCAGCCCTCCGAGAGTGTGCATATCTTGCGCTCTGCCTCGCCCTGGGAAGGTATTTTCGGTGAAGCAAGCATAGAATCTTCTGGTATAAGATATCGACATTGAACCTGGCAATGATCAGAGTCACTGGATCATGGGACCCTTCTAATGTCGTCAACTTCAAATGCGGCGGTAATTCTTGCATGATCTGTCGTAGTTTGGCATCGAATCGAATAATCTCGTCGTAAGGCACATGCTTGCCAACTTGCCCTGTAGCCTGGAGGATGTTTCCCAACTCAAAGCATAATCTTGACTTGGCAATCATGTAGGCGATGGGAGTAGCGACAGTGGATGGTCGAGAAGGGGGCAGCTCCTTGACGCTGGGATTGAACTCATCGTCAAATATGTTATTGGGCAATTGGGTGTCGCAATCATTTTCGTAGATCATGCTGGGCAGAGAAACCTGATGGGAGAAGATAACGTCCGACATTCGTACGAGAGCCCACGTCCGCCGTCTCATTTCCTAACAATGATCAGCAAACCCGTATTAGCAGCAGACCAGCGTGCAGCTTACCGCTTGAAATGGTGTAATTGACGGAAACCATTTAGCGTCTCGGTGGTAACCCATTCGATACGCGATTCGAACAATTAAAGACACGATTAACCACAATCCTAGGTCAGCATCCCATCGAGACGAATATTCTCCAAATACATAGAGTATCATAGTCTCAACCGTATATTCGTTAGGTTTTGTATAGTCTGATTTGATCAGGCATTGCACCGTGCGTAAACGGTATTCGTTTGCAAGCTCAAGGGTTCGTCCTCTCCACTCAGGAGGTTCGTCGCCCACTTTATGGTAACTCAGCATTGCTAGGCAGAGAACCGAGTAGAGCATACCAAGCCACATAATGGGTGTCTTGTTGGGATCTTGCCAGTGGTCTTTCAGCTGCTGTTGAAATGTTGGTCCATGAATGATGTTGACAGCATTATCCATGGAGTTGAAATATCGACTGCAGAGCGTCAGAACAGCAGATTTGGGGGGAAGCTCTGCTCTTATTTCAATCTCGGAAGCTGGGAGTGCTCCTAGCAGGAGTGTCGGCCCCTCTCTTGCAGCCATGGGTTTTGAAGATTTGACTCGCTCATAACTTGTTTCTAACTCCTTTTTGTGAGACGTGAAGTAGTTTTTCACCTCAGATATATCGGCAAGGAGGGTATGCCAATGTTCCTGGCCAACATACAGCGACTTGCCTTTGTCTGTGTCCACTTTAAGAAAACCCAAAGACGTGGCCAgtccctcctcttcgtcactgttttcctcctcatcataTGCCATTGCATTGTCGTCTCCTTTTCCAGCCTTGGCGGAAGATCCGCTGTCCGTGGTGGATTGTGTTGTCGCTGCTCCAGCGGCTGCGGCGGATGCAGCATCTACATTAGCACCTCCGTGCATAAGGGATAAAACTAAGCCTTCTAAACGGTCAATACGATTCTGCATGTCATCAGGACTCGAGTCTCCTTGACTTTGATTCTTCTTGCGTGTAACCGGCGTGGCATAAGAGCATGAGGTGGTCCCCATACCCTCGCGCTTCGTACAATTGCTGCAAGGATGACTTCTGTCACATTTTCTGATGGATATTAGTAAGGATGAGGAGTTGAGAGGTGTCATTTGAACTCACAGCCTACGGACGATGTTAGTAAATATTGATGCACTACTCTAGGGGTAACCTACTTGCGCGTCCTACAAGGATAGCAGCTTAGAGGCACGCgattcctcttcctcacaaCACGGAACTGTTCCTCGGGAGACCGGGCTCCCTGAGATGAGTTTGTCGAAGGAGGAGTTGGGGTCATTGTGACAAGGGGAACGAAACGACCAGGGCGTTTCAATAGATAAGATGAGGGATCCGACTCTAATATTGGTAGAGAATGATGAGACAAGAGTTGGTCAGCGCCAGTGGAAACCCCATCAATATATTGAGTCTTGAGCTGTTGGCGGAACCCAAAAGAGCTCGGTATGAATAATACAACGCCCTTCCAGAATACTGCCGCAGCTACGGCAACCTAGTCAACAGAAGACTTGTCTGACCAACCGGGAAATGCGGCTCTACGAGTCAACCCGCCTGGTAAGCCAATGTCGATGTCGTAACACAGTTGCGCAGGACAATGGAACCGTTTCGCCCCAAACGATCTCCAGGAACCCAGAGGTGGCGTTGATCAAGTCCGACACGTCCGTACGCCCTTAGGCCTGCAGCAACAGCGAATTGACACGGTACAGCACAGCCTCCCACTTGAGGCACCGCACAGTGTGATACAGCGAAGGTGAAAGGGCGGATGGTGATAATCCGTGGAGATATCGGGGGCCGGGGGCACCCAAAGTTGCGGTCTGCTGGGAATGTGTGATGGGGGACTCAATTCTAGGCAATAGGACTTTGCAGGACACTCGCTATAGTTGATGACCGAGATCGTAGCGATAGCGAGGTCGCGAACCCGTcagggaggaagaagacggcaACGGGAGGCGAAGATAGCGAGGAGACGGCCCAAAGAAGACGCCTGAGCTCAAGCTACCTATAGAACGTCACAGATGGATTCCAAGTCCAGACAGAAAGAAATGGATGGAGAATGGCGGGTTGTTTTTTTGTCGAGTCGATAATTACTCAGTAAGCTCAGTCAGCAGAGGAACAGAGGCTGTGAGGGCAGATGACGCAGGATATCCAAACAGAGGATCAATGAGGTGATAGAGGCTGGTCATGGAGGTGTCGGTACCTCCGGTGCCTTGCTTCAAATAAGGAGAGAAACGAGAAGATCTCTGAAAAGGgtggaaaggaaaagggcTAGATCTGAATCCAATTTTTGGTCTCCAGAATGTCCCGTCAGCATCAGCCTTATTAAACCGCCCGGCAGCCTGGGAATGAGGAACAAACGAACTAGTTAGGCACCGCAGTCAGGTCAAGGAACGCGTGTGCGTCCCAGCATCGATGCGAGATGCAGCAAGATGGTGGGGTTGTTTTACATTCACAGAGACAAGGGTACCTTATTTAATTCTTGTCTTCGTTCTTCGCTTTAAAAGAGCCTTTGTGATACCTCTGCTGTCTTGCACGTGTCTTTCCTGTGCTTAGTTAGGAGGCATCCATCCCAGTGCTCTCTGCAACTGGCATAGTTTACCTGGgcctcttttttattattagcttctACAACATGATGGCTGAAGTCAGCCAGGTGCAGTAACATCACTTGACGGGCGTTACGGCAACTATCTCAATCCAACGAACCACAATCTGCTAAAAAGAGCCAAAGTCGCAAATCTTACTTGCCTAGCCTGTGAGTCATTCTCGTTCA is a genomic window containing:
- a CDS encoding related to transcription activator protein acu-15 is translated as MTPTPPSTNSSQGARSPEEQFRVVRKRNRVPLSCYPCRTRNNCTKREGMGTTSCSYATPVTRKKNQSQGDSSPDDMQNRIDRLEGLVLSLMHGGANVDAASAAAAGAATTQSTTDSGSSAKAGKGDDNAMAYDEEENSDEEEGLATSLGFLKVDTDKGKSLYVGQEHWHTLLADISEVKNYFTSHKKELETSYERVKSSKPMAAREGPTLLLGALPASEIEIRAELPPKSAVLTLCSRYFNSMDNAVNIIHGPTFQQQLKDHWQDPNKTPIMWLGMLYSVLCLAMLSYHKVGDEPPEWRGRTLELANEYRLRTVQCLIKSDYTKPNEYTVETMILYVFGEYSSRWDADLGLWLIVSLIVRIAYRMGYHRDAKWFPSITPFQAEMRRRTWALVRMSDVIFSHQVSLPSMIYENDCDTQLPNNIFDDEFNPSVKELPPSRPSTVATPIAYMIAKSRLCFELGNILQATGQVGKHVPYDEIIRFDAKLRQIMQELPPHLKLTTLEGSHDPVTLIIARFNVDILYQKILCLLHRKYLPRARQSARYAHSRRAAIEASLTALDHLAVLYRESQSNGRLRSVSWFVKSIATKDFTLPAMLVILDLHFDNIAAQSSVPQDDEGASTWNDDQRSKMIGSLETAREIWNTLADTSMEAFKAAKVIDIMLDKIKDPASIGPEMPGAPSPMPGLTQGVGTDVSPAMAPGFVSPNSLPDFNATANPFSTPNPAAFMGMDFGMPGSEGLDFQTDGFAGAGPASPFSSMFSNLGANTNAGMDMGANFDWMANWGADQSFQIYGAGGDQSSPGQTSSLGGRSGSTSQAPGQGGGRDANMQ